The sequence TTTTGTTGCGGTCTCCCTGGGCATCATTTCAATCGCTCTGGGCAGTATCGCTGTCGTAGCACAGACCGAACTGCGGCCGGTCGATCCGATCACCGATCCCGGCGACTGCGTCGGGCCGGGTTGCCCCAGGACGCACGGCCTCGATGGGGTGGCGGCCGGCGCCGCGGCACCGGCCCGCGCCGGACGCAGCCTTGCCCCGATCGTGGATGGCGGCACCTGCACCGGGCCTGGTTGCGCGCGACGCGCGGGCAATCCAGCGGCCGCTAGTGCAGCATCGCCCGCCGGTGCTGCAGCTCCCGCGCCACCGGCTGCGGGATGGTCCGATGGTGGCGTGAACGTGATCGTGGTCCCGGTGCCCCGGAGTCCACCCGGTACAAATGGCCCCAACATCATCGTCGTGCCGGGCACGCCGGTCGGCCCGTCGTCTCCACGATCGAACGTTGATCCGGATCGGCAACCCGCATCCGCGACGACGCATGTCGTACCGCAGGGCGGGACGGCCGTGATCATCGCCGACCCCAGTGTCGCAATCTCCCAGCGTGAGCAGCCGCGGTCAGCTGCGGCGGCGATGCCACGGCACGGAGCCGGTCCGCAGACCTTCGACAGCGGCCTGACCGACTGCGACATTCCATTTGACGAATTGGCTAACCGCGCAAGGTCCTGCACGGCAGGCCCGGCTGCCGCGGGCCGCCGCTGCGAGCAATACTCGCTGTCGCAGTTCACTGAGGTCGTGCAGATGAGCATGTACAACAGCGCCGCCGGCCGCTGGGATGCGCTGTGCACCGGCACGTTGATTTCGCCGCAATGGGTCCTGACGGCGGCCCATTGCCTGATCGAGGACGATCCCCCGAGCAAGCGAGGCGCCAATTCGGGCGCTGACCTCATCATGGGCGCGGAGGAACTCCTCCAATTCCGGATCACCGCGGACAACGCCGTCACGCTCACCGCGACTGAACGCGAACGCAAGCTGTCGCGCGCGATTGTCTATGGCCGCTATGGCGGCTCCGCCAAGATCAACGATATCTACTATTCCGATGATCTCGCGCTGCTGCAACTGTCCTCGCCATATCCGGCGGATCCGGTCGAAACGGCTCGCCTGGCGAGTCCCGGAGGCTTTCTTCCAGACGCTACGATCGCGGGCTATGGCTTCTCGAACGCCGACCAGGGCACGCTCGGTCGCTTCAATCTGACCTGGCCGGTGCCGCTGCAGAAAGATGCCGGCGGTCAGTACAGGTTCAAGCCCGGCCAGGGCGACCGTCATAGGAGCGCCTTTTGTCAGGGCGATTCCGGCGGGCCGGTGCTGGCAGGGCGCAATCGAGGTTGTCGGCGAAGCGACAAGAGCAGGGAATTTCGCCCACGGTACATTCAGGGCGTCATTTCCTACAACACGCTAGTTCGCCCTGAGTTTGGCAGCCCCGAGATGCAATGGGCGCACGCCTGCATGAACGCGGAATCGATGGCGATGCAGGATGTGACGATCAACGAGAGGCGGAGCTGGATTTGCGAGCGAACCGATCTTGAAGCCGGCGGATGCTGATGCGTGAAAATAACGCCTTGCGGCTGCTCTAGCGCAGGGATATGTTGAATGCATTGTCAACTTTAGATTTTGAGGGTGTGATATGCGTCAACACCTATTCGCATCCGTTGCGGCGCTCTCTGTCGTGCTGTCGCCATGCCTTTTGCATTCAGAAGAAAATCCGGCGAGCAGTCTGGCGGGGAAGTGGACCTATCGAAGCTTTCACAACAACCCGACGCCGGTCGCGGATGATCCGAACACGGCCGCGGAGAAAGCGCTGGCGCTGATTTTCGCGGAAGCCGTCTTCACCTTTGAGATCCCGACGAGCACCACGTTGAAGGGAGCGATCGACTGGCCGGGTGGCGGGCTCGATCTGCAAGGCACCGTCAAGCAGGACCCCGTCACGGGAGCGCCGATGGTGGAGATCGTGGGCCTCGGGCGTCCCGGCACCGGCACTGCCAACTGGGAATATGACTATCGCGGCCAGCTCAACTATCGATGGCCGGCTGGCGTCAACCAGGTGCCTGCGCTCGTCGGCAGCGTGATTCGTGCGAAGCCGCACGATGGCGCCCCGGCTGGCTATGTGGCCTCGTTCATCGCCGTGAAGCGGTCCTAAAGGCGCGATCACCGGCTTCAGGGATTGCTCGGACCAGACCGATCATTCGAGGTATTGCCATGCCGACTCGCCTTTCATCGCAGGATCTCCTGACCAAGATAGGCTTTGGAAGGACAATCCGCACCGCTACCTTGAGCAGGACTCTCAAGGGCATGTTTTTGCTCGCCGCAGCTCAGCTCGCCGGCACCGAGTTCGCATTGGGGCAGGCCGTGGAGCGCATCGCCGTGGATCCGCCTGTTGCCAACGCCGAGCGTCTATCACCGCGTGTGGGCGCGCCGGCACCGACGGCCGCTGGAGCGCCGTCGCGGGCCGGGCCGGTTGCCGGCGGAGAAGCGGTGATCAACCTGAACATCCAATACACGGACGCCAAGATCTATAATCCGGGGCTCGGTCAATACGACTCGGTGAAATTGCGCTCCTATCGCGATGTTCGGGAAGTCGAGGCGCCGAAAGTCCCCTTCGTCGCACCGACGATAGAGATCGACCCCGGCGAGACCGTGCGGATCACGCTGAACAACGACAAGCTGCCCGCCGACCCGCGATGCCCGCCGACCGATCCAGATGTCAACCATCCGAATTGCTTCAACCGGACCAACCTGCATGCGCACGGTCTTTGGGTCAG comes from Bradyrhizobium sp. CCGE-LA001 and encodes:
- a CDS encoding trypsin-like serine protease, whose protein sequence is MQLKNGKSFFVAVSLGIISIALGSIAVVAQTELRPVDPITDPGDCVGPGCPRTHGLDGVAAGAAAPARAGRSLAPIVDGGTCTGPGCARRAGNPAAASAASPAGAAAPAPPAAGWSDGGVNVIVVPVPRSPPGTNGPNIIVVPGTPVGPSSPRSNVDPDRQPASATTHVVPQGGTAVIIADPSVAISQREQPRSAAAAMPRHGAGPQTFDSGLTDCDIPFDELANRARSCTAGPAAAGRRCEQYSLSQFTEVVQMSMYNSAAGRWDALCTGTLISPQWVLTAAHCLIEDDPPSKRGANSGADLIMGAEELLQFRITADNAVTLTATERERKLSRAIVYGRYGGSAKINDIYYSDDLALLQLSSPYPADPVETARLASPGGFLPDATIAGYGFSNADQGTLGRFNLTWPVPLQKDAGGQYRFKPGQGDRHRSAFCQGDSGGPVLAGRNRGCRRSDKSREFRPRYIQGVISYNTLVRPEFGSPEMQWAHACMNAESMAMQDVTINERRSWICERTDLEAGGC